One part of the Candidatus Poribacteria bacterium genome encodes these proteins:
- a CDS encoding Hsp20/alpha crystallin family protein, translated as MKVRRDPFGEFFEIQRQMDQVFDAYLQRTIGSEPSRAVAPEPHLWRPAMDVYETVDRFIVKLELPGIQPDEDVKITLERNVLTVRGNRRDRAVTKKEHYHLAEVNYGLFERAVALPDAVDLDASPKARYDNGFLEITIPKAERHQPREIEVEMVVPERRIQIDAAEESPDTEPGSALPVTREEDK; from the coding sequence ATGAAGGTCCGCCGCGATCCTTTCGGGGAGTTCTTCGAGATTCAGCGGCAGATGGATCAGGTGTTCGACGCCTATCTGCAGCGAACCATCGGGTCGGAGCCGTCGCGCGCCGTCGCGCCGGAGCCCCACCTGTGGCGCCCGGCGATGGACGTCTACGAGACGGTCGACCGGTTCATCGTGAAGCTGGAACTGCCCGGCATCCAGCCTGATGAGGACGTCAAGATCACGTTGGAGCGCAACGTCCTCACGGTGCGTGGGAACCGCAGAGACCGCGCGGTCACCAAGAAAGAGCACTACCACCTCGCCGAAGTGAACTACGGTCTGTTCGAACGAGCCGTCGCGCTGCCGGACGCCGTCGACCTCGACGCCTCACCCAAGGCGCGCTACGACAACGGGTTCCTGGAGATCACCATCCCCAAGGCGGAGCGCCATCAGCCGCGGGAGATCGAGGTCGAGATGGTCGTCCCGGAACGCCGCATCCAGATCGACGCCGCTGAGGAAAGCCCCGATACTGAACCGGGGAGCGCTCTTCCCGTCACCCGCGAGGAGGACAAGTGA